The Achromobacter pestifer genome includes a region encoding these proteins:
- a CDS encoding ABC transporter permease, translating into MNAPVANTVPLRAVRAPSEKYLNYLRRDRARRRHIRIAQALLLVVFLCAWEILPRMHILNPLLTSYPSALWPTFIELWNNGNLGKHIMTTLSATLVGFGLSMAIGIVVAAALWWSDFLYKVLDPFLVVANAMPKIAFVPIFYLWLGSDYAVYGMAVAIAVFVTIMVIYAGFRGIDLNKVKLAHTFGASRWQVLTKVVLPGSVPTLIAAVKMNIGLALVGVIVGEFQSADSGLGFLIMNGSQVFKLNIVMTAIAILAVISSVMYLIVYRIEAAIARRYG; encoded by the coding sequence ATGAACGCGCCCGTCGCCAACACCGTTCCGCTGCGCGCCGTGCGCGCACCCAGCGAGAAGTACTTGAACTACCTGCGGCGCGACCGCGCGCGCCGCAGGCACATCCGCATCGCGCAAGCCCTGCTGTTGGTGGTCTTTCTGTGCGCCTGGGAAATCCTGCCGCGCATGCACATCCTCAACCCGCTCTTGACCAGCTATCCCAGCGCGCTGTGGCCGACCTTCATCGAACTCTGGAACAACGGCAACCTGGGCAAGCACATCATGACCACGCTGAGCGCCACGCTGGTGGGCTTCGGCCTGAGCATGGCGATCGGCATCGTGGTGGCCGCCGCGCTATGGTGGTCCGACTTCCTCTACAAGGTGCTGGACCCCTTCCTGGTGGTGGCCAACGCCATGCCCAAGATCGCCTTCGTGCCGATCTTCTATCTGTGGCTGGGTTCGGATTACGCGGTGTACGGCATGGCCGTGGCGATCGCGGTGTTCGTGACCATCATGGTGATCTACGCGGGCTTCCGGGGCATAGACCTGAACAAGGTCAAGCTGGCACACACCTTTGGCGCCAGCCGCTGGCAGGTGCTGACCAAGGTGGTGCTGCCGGGCAGCGTTCCCACGCTGATCGCGGCCGTGAAGATGAATATCGGCCTGGCGCTGGTGGGGGTCATCGTGGGCGAGTTCCAGTCGGCGGATTCCGGCCTGGGCTTTCTCATCATGAACGGCAGCCAGGTGTTCAAGCTGAACATCGTCATGACGGCCATTGCCATCCTGGCCGTGATCTCCAGCGTGATGTACCTGATCGTCTACCGCATCGAAGCCGCCATCGCGCGGCGCTACGGATAA
- a CDS encoding isochorismatase family cysteine hydrolase gives MEFPQWVQDRVIARQGCLHPYDELPAARLAVVVVDMQQYFTLPGYQGECAPARAIIAPINRLCDAVRAAGGTIVWVQTASDNADLFWSHHHGVMLTPERSARRLETLRRDAPGYALHQDLHAHDADLRVTKRFYSAMAPGSSELEPLLRGRGVDTLLIAGTVTNVCCESTARDAMMRDFRTIMVDDALAAVTPAEHEHALHGWMLFFGDVLSVDESIARLKPAQAARKTA, from the coding sequence ATGGAATTCCCGCAATGGGTACAGGACCGCGTGATCGCCCGCCAGGGCTGCCTGCACCCCTATGATGAACTGCCCGCCGCCCGCCTCGCGGTGGTGGTGGTGGACATGCAGCAGTACTTCACGCTGCCCGGCTATCAGGGCGAATGCGCGCCGGCGCGCGCGATCATCGCCCCCATCAACCGCCTGTGCGACGCGGTGCGCGCCGCCGGCGGCACCATCGTCTGGGTGCAGACCGCCTCTGATAACGCCGACTTGTTCTGGTCGCACCACCACGGCGTGATGCTGACGCCGGAGCGCAGCGCCCGGCGCCTGGAAACGTTGCGCCGCGACGCCCCCGGATACGCGTTGCATCAAGACCTGCACGCGCACGACGCCGACCTGCGGGTGACCAAGCGCTTCTACAGCGCGATGGCGCCGGGATCGTCCGAGCTGGAGCCGCTGTTGCGCGGGCGTGGCGTGGACACGTTGTTGATCGCCGGCACGGTCACCAACGTGTGCTGCGAATCCACTGCGCGCGACGCGATGATGCGCGACTTCCGCACCATCATGGTGGACGATGCGCTGGCCGCGGTCACGCCGGCCGAGCACGAGCACGCGCTGCACGGCTGGATGCTGTTCTTCGGCGACGTGCTGTCGGTGGACGAGTCGATCGCCCGGCTCAAGCCGGCCCAGGCGGCCAGGAAGACCGCCTGA